The Anaerolineales bacterium region GAGCTGATCCCCGGCTTCCGCTTCAACACCGGCGCGCCCAACGCCAACCTGCTGCCCGAGGCGGTGTTCTCACTGTTTCGCCAGCATTCGCCGGCTTTCGTGTTGCCGGCTGTGCGCGCCTTTGCGCCGCAAGCGGATGGCACCGGCGTGACCATCTGGCGCGACACCGAGCGCACAGCCATGGAACTGGCCACCCGCTCGGCCAAGGATGCCCAGGCCTATTGGGAATTCTCACGCCAGCTGGAACGCTTCGCCGGCGTTCTCTCCAAGATGGCCCATCTGCGCCCGCCCAGCCTGACCTACAACCCCGCCCGCTTGCTGATGGCCTGGGCCGGCCTGGCCCTGCAACTGCGCCGGCTGGGTGCCAAAGACATGATGGACTTCATGCGTGTGCTGCCCATGGGCGCTTCAACCTGGCTCAACGAGCATTTTGAGAGCGAGGCCATCAAGGGCTTGTATGCAGCCTATGCCACCACCGGCGTGATGCAAGGCCCGCGAGCCAGCGGCACAGCTTTCATACTGCTATACCAGCACATGGGCGGCAACCTGCAGCGCATCGTGCAAGGCGGCGTAGGCGCGGTGAGCGACGGCCTGGCCAAGGAAGCCAAACTGGCCGGGGCCGAGATCCGCACCGGCGTGAGCGTGGCACACATCCTATCCGCAGACGGCCGCGTGAGCGGCGTGGAGCTTGAGGATGGCGAGCGCATCAGCGCTCGCCAGGTGCTCTCCAATGCTGACCCGCACACTACTTTCATGAAGCTGCTTGGCCCGGCGCAATTGGCGCCGCGCCTGTATCGCCGCTTCCGCAGCCTGAAGCTGC contains the following coding sequences:
- a CDS encoding NAD(P)/FAD-dependent oxidoreductase is translated as MAASYDAIIIGGGHNGLVAALKLARAGRSVLVLERRAQVGGAASTEELIPGFRFNTGAPNANLLPEAVFSLFRQHSPAFVLPAVRAFAPQADGTGVTIWRDTERTAMELATRSAKDAQAYWEFSRQLERFAGVLSKMAHLRPPSLTYNPARLLMAWAGLALQLRRLGAKDMMDFMRVLPMGASTWLNEHFESEAIKGLYAAYATTGVMQGPRASGTAFILLYQHMGGNLQRIVQGGVGAVSDGLAKEAKLAGAEIRTGVSVAHILSADGRVSGVELEDGERISARQVLSNADPHTTFMKLLGPAQLAPRLYRRFRSLKLRGSTATVHFALSGAPQFLAAVAHPEHLQGDIIISPSLDYAEQAYDDAKHGRLSAAPVLIARIPSLLDSTLAPARKHTLSVTVRYAPYTLAESNWDAERERLGDMVLETLAEYAPNLRTLVEEHRVITPLDYERDYGLAGGSEMHGQMGLDQLLLQRPVPGSVGYRLGNHAPRGLYICGAGGHPGGGLTGLPGLLAAEQALQEQ